The genomic interval TCGCTGAGGAATAAGTGATAAATGATAACATATGGGATGGTGAACTCCCCTCTGATCAAGTAATCAGTTCACATATCTTGTTTTCACTTCcctacatttaaaatgataGGGAAAGTTACCTATTCCTAAGTTTATTGACCTCTCTTCAGGATCAATCACTCGCATGATATCACAGAAAACACCACCTATACTGCCGTGAAAACCAACAGCCCAACCTGTTAGATTGAGGGTCTCCAGAGCAGGTCCAACGAGGCCACTGAGGTCGGTCAGCTGGTTGGCCGTCATACTCAGCCACTGCAGGTAGTTTAACTGAGTGAACGGACGCCCTTTGAAGCATGCCACAGCATTATTGTCAATCTGGAGAAGAAGAGGTGCGTTCAAGATTGTAACATCAGTTAAGAGTGAAAGATATACGGGCAGCCCCCAGATATGTAAAACGAATAAAGAGAGAGCTCCTTGCCTTCAGCCAAAGCAGCTGGATCAGTGTCGCCAGGGGGGAAAGATCAGTGAGGTGGTTGTTGGATACGTCCAGAAAACGAAGGTGAATAAAACTGCTAATTGCAGCCATGTCATTCAGTCCTCTGAGGAATTTGAGTGacaaatggaattttttttttaaagggaatcagaagaaatacaaatgataacatgaacaaaaaaaatagcaggACAAAggcagacatttttatttggcAAGTATCTTTGTCCCCTTACTTGTCTTTCAGGTTCAGTTTGACAAAGGCATGTCCCAGTCCATTTCCGGTTCGGCAAAGTAATGACAGGCCCTGACTTATGGTTTCTTGGGTCAAAGGGCAAATCTGCACCTGTAGAGCAAATAGAGGGACGATATCAAAGAATCATACTTGTGGTACTAACTACACCAATGTTTATGTATGTAGGGGGCCACAATTTGAGCCTGTAGCCCCTTCGGGGGATGTTAACGAGGGATTTTTATAGAGTAAAAGTACTTCAGCCTTCTAGAcgaaaccttttttaaattagtgCTCACATTTTTAATCGTTTCAAGGGACCCGGGGGCCCAACATCGAACCTCTGAGTCTCGTAAGGGGGTTTCTGACCATAGTGTCTTTACAGTCGCCTGTCAAAAGTTGATCATGGCATTTAGGGGAGTCGTTCTGGGGGATGAGTTGCCAACCGTCCACACTGCAGCTTTAGGATCTGATAGTACAGTCCTTTACACCTGCTTAACCTGGACTATGACTTTATATAAACTGAAGTAAATGGACTAGATTCCGACTTCCAGCTGGAAAAGTGGGGGGAACACAGTAAATATCGTGATTCTTGGTCTAGATTTATTCTATCTCAGTAATCGATGaccaaattaatcgccaactattttgataatcgatggatcggttcaagtagattttatgGGGAGAAAAAGGCGTGAAAATTCTCTGACttccgcttcttaaatgtgaatattgtctggtttcttttgTCCACCTTCGACAGTGAACCAAAtccctttggtgtgtggacaaaacgtCACACCAtcttcatggaccaaacaactaatcgattaatcgagaaaaccATCGTCAGATGAGTCGATGGTGAAAAGGATCCGTTGGTTGCGGCCCTTCAACTTTACCTTCTCGTTGTCTCCGACTTCATAGGTCTCATCATCCTCGCCGTCTACGTCCGACATGACTGGACcgtcaacctgctgctgctgttgttgatgttgttgtcgtcgtcgtccaccGGTTGACGACTAACGACTGTCTGGTGTTAGCGGCACCTAACCTGTTACACTTCCGCTCTCCATCTTCCCCGTTACGAACACCCAGGCAGCGCCTCCTCTGACATctgggatggagagagaagaaagttgTACGCGACGACAACGGAGACCCGCTCGGTTTGTCTTAACTGAACACACATGTAGCGCGACTGGTCGGGTTATTGCCGAGTTTCGTCTCGATATCAAAGGAGGCTGAAGGGACTTGGCCTCCCTTTGTGGAAGATGATGACCTATCAGAATTGAGTTCATTcatgttgtcaggtagaattctgaATCTCTAACATAATTTAAAAACGGGAGACTACATAATTTAGAGGACAGCAGGTGGATGAATCCTCTTCAAAATGGATACCGTTAACAGGCTCAGCAGCTcgattgttgtgtgtgtgtgtgtgtgtgtgtgtgtgtgtgtgagaggttaCCCACCAGCCGCTACTGCAAACACTGACATTATACCGCTATGGATCAACCAACAGTAAGTTGTGGTCTTACCAAGAAGCAAATGGTAACATTAACCTTTCCATATAGCTAACTGTAGTTCATCCTGACGAGCAGACCGAGAAGCATGTGTACTgccgttgccatggaaactCAACAAGGGCACATTTGTagaggcaaacaaaaaaacacttctctGCAACTTCTACAGGTcaacattttgcatttgcttttttttagttACACTACAttactcatttttgttttttacttccaAATTGCAGATTTAGAGATTCAAAGTTAAAATGTCACAATAATACATCTGATTACTGGCTCGCCCACACAAGTCGCCAATCATCAAGAATGATGAGAATGTGTGATTCTTAATTCATTTACATGAGCTTGATGAAACAGGTGATTGAAACAAATagacataaaaaataattttctccaGAGATAAGCATGTATTTACATTGGGAATTCACACCTGtaatttgacaaaatgacacacgCTAGTGTTAGTGGGACCCTGTCCATTTCGAGGGGCCTCAGTCTCTTAGCTCCCACTTGTGATATAAAAGTGCTCATTATAGAATGTATACACAGTTCATGCCCAGATCAGTCATTCACTGAATGGTAAGGCATttatcattaaataaaaaaaaaaaatctatggtGCATAGACAGTAATATTAGAAAAATCCCATTTGCTGCCACAAAGATCCACACGGATCTTTCACTTTTCAACAGCAAATGTTTCCCAACCACATAAGGCTTGTTTATCAGACACAAGCTCTGAAGCAAGAGAGAACGCAAGACTGCATCATACaggaagaaagcaaaaaaaaaaaaaggtgcatacTGTGcaatatcctgacatccattGCTACAGGATCAGTTCATATGCGCGCATTATCACTTTTGAGGTAACTGTAAAGTCAAACCAAAATGAAGAGGTTTATCTATATGACGATAATCGTGAAGTGTTGCGTGCTGGGCTTTGTCCTCGTCCTGTCTGGGTCAAGATGTCGAGGATTTAAGGTGAGAGCTCACTCCACTTGCATATTGCGAAATAGCAGCCCCTTTTTCACACCTCCCTGCAGCATCCTGGCACCAAGAGTGCTGCCCATGATCCCATcactgaagaaagaaagacaatgaAACGAcgttgagcacacacacaaaataagataaaattgTGGGATTTAGTTAGAATACAAAACCATTACTTTAAGGAAAAATGCATGGTAGTATccaaaactttttcttttgttgtaaaCCTGAAACCACTACAAGACATCAACTCAGTGTTGAGTGTTCGTTACTTCACTGCTGCTTACATGGGGCTAAACTTCCTCTTCTTAAGAACAGGAGGTTCAGGTCCATCCAGAAATTTCTGTAaccaaaaaaagggaacatCACATCAACACTAACTGCTCTCAATCAGCAACAAATAATTACTCCATGGAATGTTGTCAAACTCGATTGTCTATTGTCAGATCCGGAGGGTTGACCGACCTCTCTGCCTGCAGCTTCCACCTGGGTTCGTCTCTGCTCCAAGTTTTGCTGAGGGCAGACAGATAACGACGTCAAAGTTTAAACCTCATTACAAGAGAAATGTCATTAGGGCTGCACCTTTGCTCGAGATAATAGATAGTAAAGAATGTATGAGACACAAATTTAgcaaaatacacagaaaacagaTTCCAACCAGGAATTAATGTTTGTAATGGTGTAAAATGAAAGtcaacctgtgtgtttgtttaaccaCCTTATGTAGCTCAGAGAGCTGCTGGTGCCTGATGAGGGCCTCCTTACTGGGGAACTGTCTCCTACACAGCAGACAGGCCAGTTTAACCCAGTCCGTCATTTTCCCCTCCTTCTCATCTTTGTCGCCTCCTTCTTCATCGCTGTCCGTTTCTCCGCTGTAGGCCGGGACCAGACCCTGCAGCTGTGGAGGGGAACTCTACAGAGGAAAGACATGATGTCAGGAACTGACAGACACAAGGATATTGACTTTATGCTTGAGGAAAAGGAACATAAAAGGATAGGGTGTtagaataacaaacaaaaaagactgtGGCCATGTCCTTACTTCTGTACTTTGCCGGATCTGGTCCAGAAACATCTGAGGCCGTTCAGACAGGGCCCCCTGCAGGACAGAAACGGCAGAGGGATTAGGGCAGGCACTCTTATTACTCTCACACAGGAGTGATGGTTGTAAGGGCCTCAGCCTGAGCTCTCTGGACTTTCTCCTCACTCACTATGAGCATCCATGCTGTCCTGAGGACAGGCAGGTGTCTACAGCTGAGCACGTGTCTCTATATAAGGATCATGCACCTTTTTCTCCAGAACAGCATAGCCTGCATCCGCACTGGCAGACTCTCGACGGTCGTCTAGGCGACTGTGGCCGGGTGCCCTGGTGAAACCAGGAGGCAAAGTTGTAGAGCCGAcggcgggggaggaggacacagaACGCATGTTCTCCTTGTGTCGGTTGAGACTCTTAGCCCAGCGCTCCATATCTTTGGCAATCTATCAACACGTACACCAAGAAATACGAGTTACTCAGTTAAACTGATTCAAACAGAGGAAAATTTACAATTTGTGAATACAATACCATTAACACCTTCACAATAAAATGCAATGCAAACAACCAGAGCCGTGCAATAAATACCACCTCTGTCATTATTTGTTGAGAATATGTCATTGGTgtaaaataacataattttGGTTGCAAGTGTGTTAAcgtgtaaacaaaaacacaaaggaaagcaaaacaaaaacccaaacagacGTGTGCATTCTCTATATTATTGTAAAGTGTCAATTTGACTCTGTTAAGTGCCTTgtgatgaaattaattaaataaaattcattggtcagtttcatttattctgcacctctgtcagtgtgagtgtgagcagtACCTGCTGAGCGGTTTTACTCTTGGgcctgtcttttttctccttgcCACCAGGAGAAGCAAACAGTGACTCCGATGGGGCGGCGCCTTCGCTCATGGAAGCGCCGTCAGCTGTTGACTGGCTGGCGGGAATGTAGGTGCGTTTGTCTCCATCCCAGTACATGTACCGCTGAGAGTGAGGGTTGTAATAGTACTGCGAAAAGAGGGAGGGCACACAACACCAGACCGAAATGTGAGCAAGAAGACACTTTGGAAAAAGTGCTGGCTTATCATTCAGATTACAGGACATACACCGCTCTTTACCTGGGAGGAAGGATCATAGTAGAGGCCTGTGAGTGGGTCGTAATAGTAGCCAGAGCTTTCATCATACTGGTATGTGGACACGTCTGGCACGGCTACAGTCAAAAGACACAGGACATTTGCCTCAAGGTCAGAGACCAAAAaatacacaggcacacacacactatcctgATTGTTGATCGTGTGACTGAATACGCAAAGACTTACGATATTGCTGGAGTTCGTGTTCAGTGCCTGGGGTAGAAGGTTGGCTGGGAGCAGCTGGCTGTGGTTTTCCCACTATCTCAACCTGTGGAGAGATAGAgctcttaaaaagaaaaaagaaggtaatGGTTGAAGTACTGCAAGGAATAAGAGCAGAAAACAGTACTTTACCTGTGTGGCTGTTAtggcagcagctgtggtggtAAGAGCAGTTTGCGTATGACTGAGAGGCTGCTGCACCACCTGTGATCCCGATGTCACTGCCTCAGAAATGGTAGCTGCACATGGACAAGCTGAAGGTTCATTTCAAATTGTTCAGATTGTAAGGGTAATATGATCTATATGCTAAGTATATGAGATACCAACCTGgggcagctcctcctctgtatGCCGCCACCAGGGCTGCACCTGCACCGGGCAAAGAAGGAACCCTGGTATCTGCCTGGGCCTTGAAACTTGTGCCATCTGGTCCAGAGAAATCATGCCTCTCCCGATTGTATGTTACTGCTGCCCCCTGTTGATAAACGGCTGTATCTATACTCTGACTTCCACTGGATCCATTCGGTGCAGTCTGAGAGTGTAAAAAAGAtcattgaaaacacacaaaaaatactcACAAATGTTCCTTTTGACATTTAAGATGTGCATTCGTGTTTTCTTTGCTGTACTCATAAGTCATTGAGAAAGTTTACCTGTGTGACAGCCCACTGTGCAGCAGCGATAGCTGTGCTGGCCACTGTAGCAGCACTCACTCTGCTTCCATCAGTCAGGAACACGTCACTGGCACAGAACAGAGAGTGTTTCAGTGATTTTAAGCAGGGAGCTACATTTCAAAAAGGTTTTCTTGAGATTCAAGAATATAACAGTAACTatctaaaatgtcattttaggTCATCTTCTCCAAAGATGTTTCTCATCCAATTTATTCACACGGCCAAGTTGAGTTTTTATGTGACTTGAAATCATAACATCAGTGTAGTGcacttgtgttttcctttgcaGCCAAGTTCGGATGGTATGAGTGTTTACCGTTTGGAGCCTTTGGCAAACTCCACCAAAATTGGCTTCCCTTCAATAGTGAGAGCTGGCTGGAGAGCCTGTAAGATCTGGAGCAGCTGAGATGCCTCCTGTtaaaacatacagagacagtGAGTTAAGAGTGTGTAATATCTATGTGTGTTTAGGATAAAGGTTA from Scophthalmus maximus strain ysfricsl-2021 chromosome 3, ASM2237912v1, whole genome shotgun sequence carries:
- the rbm10 gene encoding RNA-binding protein 10 isoform X3; the encoded protein is MDYKRSRSGRGDRTGRYGNTHNDHNFRDMDYRGYGQEDEEAGEGYDGRPEGDRPFGLDEQSLGAPDFSPGHLQHRPGFHKRGEGRGDIVHERERLPWPPCSQSQPDLALPMLQRDEEGSRREFEQLQPSLQEKGRGKGVRGFPENSAHYSGSKEGNWGRVGAHSEKMDYNTARQREEDRFSRGAVKRRAFPVGSEELGCGSIGSDLCLDELDQRDQDYRADLDHNQRPSNIIMLRMLPPNITANEIRAQLQEQGIQPREVRLMRNKSSGQSRGFAFVEFNLIQEATRWMETNQGVLAILGQRVSMHFSDPKPRANEDWLCNKCGVQNFKRREKCFKCSVPKSEGELKLPQLQTDLPIGLEKDRAQGLLPLPAPYHSSGPTVTPGLATQQADVANDTLILRNLGPHTSVEAILSALAPFATLSPSNIRLIKDKHTQLNRGFAFLQLSTIVEASQLLQILQALQPALTIEGKPILVEFAKGSKRDVFLTDGSRVSAATVASTAIAAAQWAVTQTAPNGSSGSQSIDTAVYQQGAAVTYNRERHDFSGPDGTSFKAQADTRVPSLPGAGAALVAAYRGGAAPATISEAVTSGSQVVQQPLSHTQTALTTTAAAITATQVEIVGKPQPAAPSQPSTPGTEHELQQYPVPDVSTYQYDESSGYYYDPLTGLYYDPSSQYYYNPHSQRYMYWDGDKRTYIPASQSTADGASMSEGAAPSESLFASPGGKEKKDRPKSKTAQQIAKDMERWAKSLNRHKENMRSVSSSPAVGSTTLPPGFTRAPGHSRLDDRRESASADAGYAVLEKKGALSERPQMFLDQIRQSTESSPPQLQGLVPAYSGETDSDEEGGDKDEKEGKMTDWVKLACLLCRRQFPSKEALIRHQQLSELHKQNLEQRRTQVEAAGREKFLDGPEPPVLKKRKFSPIDGIMGSTLGARMLQGGVKKGLLFRNMQVE
- the rbm10 gene encoding RNA-binding protein 10 isoform X1 encodes the protein MDYKRSRSGRGDRTGRYGNTHNDHNFRDMDYRGYGQEDEEAGEGYDGRPEGDRPFGLDEQSLGAPDFSPGHLQHRPGFHKRGEGRGDIVHERERLPWPPCSQSQPDLALPMLQRDEEGSRREFEQLQPSLQEKGRGKGVRGFPENSAHYSGSKEGNWGRVGAHSEKMDYNTARQREEDRFSRGAVKRRAFPVGSEELGCGSIGSDLCLDELDQRDQDYRADLDHNQRPSNIIMLRMLPPNITANEIRAQLQEQGIQPREVRLMRNKSSGQSRGFAFVEFNLIQEATRWMETNQGVLAILGQRVSMHFSDPKPRANEDWLCNKCGVQNFKRREKCFKCSVPKSEGELKLPQLQTDLPIGLEKDRAQGLLPLPAPYHSSGPTVTPGLATQQADVANDTLILRNLGPHTSVEAILSALAPFATLSPSNIRLIKDKHTQLNRGFAFLQLSTIVVRNSSFSEASQLLQILQALQPALTIEGKPILVEFAKGSKRDVFLTDGSRVSAATVASTAIAAAQWAVTQTAPNGSSGSQSIDTAVYQQGAAVTYNRERHDFSGPDGTSFKAQADTRVPSLPGAGAALVAAYRGGAAPATISEAVTSGSQVVQQPLSHTQTALTTTAAAITATQVEIVGKPQPAAPSQPSTPGTEHELQQYPVPDVSTYQYDESSGYYYDPLTGLYYDPSSQYYYNPHSQRYMYWDGDKRTYIPASQSTADGASMSEGAAPSESLFASPGGKEKKDRPKSKTAQQIAKDMERWAKSLNRHKENMRSVSSSPAVGSTTLPPGFTRAPGHSRLDDRRESASADAGYAVLEKKGALSERPQMFLDQIRQSTESSPPQLQGLVPAYSGETDSDEEGGDKDEKEGKMTDWVKLACLLCRRQFPSKEALIRHQQLSELHKQNLEQRRTQVEAAGREKFLDGPEPPVLKKRKFSPIDGIMGSTLGARMLQGGVKKGLLFRNMQVE
- the rbm10 gene encoding RNA-binding protein 10 isoform X2, which gives rise to MDYKRRSGRGDRTGRYGNTHNDHNFRDMDYRGYGQEDEEAGEGYDGRPEGDRPFGLDEQSLGAPDFSPGHLQHRPGFHKRGEGRGDIVHERERLPWPPCSQSQPDLALPMLQRDEEGSRREFEQLQPSLQEKGRGKGVRGFPENSAHYSGSKEGNWGRVGAHSEKMDYNTARQREEDRFSRGAVKRRAFPVGSEELGCGSIGSDLCLDELDQRDQDYRADLDHNQRPSNIIMLRMLPPNITANEIRAQLQEQGIQPREVRLMRNKSSGQSRGFAFVEFNLIQEATRWMETNQGVLAILGQRVSMHFSDPKPRANEDWLCNKCGVQNFKRREKCFKCSVPKSEGELKLPQLQTDLPIGLEKDRAQGLLPLPAPYHSSGPTVTPGLATQQADVANDTLILRNLGPHTSVEAILSALAPFATLSPSNIRLIKDKHTQLNRGFAFLQLSTIVVRNSSFSEASQLLQILQALQPALTIEGKPILVEFAKGSKRDVFLTDGSRVSAATVASTAIAAAQWAVTQTAPNGSSGSQSIDTAVYQQGAAVTYNRERHDFSGPDGTSFKAQADTRVPSLPGAGAALVAAYRGGAAPATISEAVTSGSQVVQQPLSHTQTALTTTAAAITATQVEIVGKPQPAAPSQPSTPGTEHELQQYPVPDVSTYQYDESSGYYYDPLTGLYYDPSSQYYYNPHSQRYMYWDGDKRTYIPASQSTADGASMSEGAAPSESLFASPGGKEKKDRPKSKTAQQIAKDMERWAKSLNRHKENMRSVSSSPAVGSTTLPPGFTRAPGHSRLDDRRESASADAGYAVLEKKGALSERPQMFLDQIRQSTESSPPQLQGLVPAYSGETDSDEEGGDKDEKEGKMTDWVKLACLLCRRQFPSKEALIRHQQLSELHKQNLEQRRTQVEAAGREKFLDGPEPPVLKKRKFSPIDGIMGSTLGARMLQGGVKKGLLFRNMQVE
- the rbm10 gene encoding RNA-binding protein 10 isoform X4 gives rise to the protein MDYKRRSGRGDRTGRYGNTHNDHNFRDMDYRGYGQEDEEAGEGYDGRPEGDRPFGLDEQSLGAPDFSPGHLQHRPGFHKRGEGRGDIVHERERLPWPPCSQSQPDLALPMLQRDEEGSRREFEQLQPSLQEKGRGKGVRGFPENSAHYSGSKEGNWGRVGAHSEKMDYNTARQREEDRFSRGAVKRRAFPVGSEELGCGSIGSDLCLDELDQRDQDYRADLDHNQRPSNIIMLRMLPPNITANEIRAQLQEQGIQPREVRLMRNKSSGQSRGFAFVEFNLIQEATRWMETNQGVLAILGQRVSMHFSDPKPRANEDWLCNKCGVQNFKRREKCFKCSVPKSEGELKLPQLQTDLPIGLEKDRAQGLLPLPAPYHSSGPTVTPGLATQQADVANDTLILRNLGPHTSVEAILSALAPFATLSPSNIRLIKDKHTQLNRGFAFLQLSTIVEASQLLQILQALQPALTIEGKPILVEFAKGSKRDVFLTDGSRVSAATVASTAIAAAQWAVTQTAPNGSSGSQSIDTAVYQQGAAVTYNRERHDFSGPDGTSFKAQADTRVPSLPGAGAALVAAYRGGAAPATISEAVTSGSQVVQQPLSHTQTALTTTAAAITATQVEIVGKPQPAAPSQPSTPGTEHELQQYPVPDVSTYQYDESSGYYYDPLTGLYYDPSSQYYYNPHSQRYMYWDGDKRTYIPASQSTADGASMSEGAAPSESLFASPGGKEKKDRPKSKTAQQIAKDMERWAKSLNRHKENMRSVSSSPAVGSTTLPPGFTRAPGHSRLDDRRESASADAGYAVLEKKGALSERPQMFLDQIRQSTESSPPQLQGLVPAYSGETDSDEEGGDKDEKEGKMTDWVKLACLLCRRQFPSKEALIRHQQLSELHKQNLEQRRTQVEAAGREKFLDGPEPPVLKKRKFSPIDGIMGSTLGARMLQGGVKKGLLFRNMQVE
- the rbm10 gene encoding RNA-binding protein 10 isoform X5, whose amino-acid sequence is MDYKRSRSGRGDRTGRYGNTHNDHNFRDMDYRGYGQEDEEAGEGYDGRPEGDRPFGLDEQSLGAPDFSPGHLQHRPGFHKRGEGRGDIVHERERLPWPPCSQSQPDLALPMLQRDEEGSRREFEQLQPSLQEKGRGKGVRGFPENSAHYSGSKEGNWGRVGAHSEKMDYNTARQREEDRFSRGAVKRRAFPVGSEELGCGSIGSDLCLDELDQRDQDYRADLDHNQRPSNIIMLRMLPPNITANEIRAQLQEQGIQPREVRLMRNKSSGQSRGFAFVEFNLIQEATRWMETNQGVLAILGQRVSMHFSDPKPRANEDWLCNKCGVQNFKRREKCFKCSVPKSEGELKLPQLQTDLPIGLEKDRAQGLLPLPAPYHSSGPTVTPGLATQQADVANDTLILRNLGPHTSVEAILSALAPFATLSPSNIRLIKDKHTQLNRGFAFLQLSTIVVRNSSFSEASQLLQILQALQPALTIEGKPILVEFAKGSKRDVFLTDGSRVSAATVASTAIAAAQWAVTQTAPNGSSGSQSIDTAVYQQGAAVTYNRERHDFSGPDGTSFKAQADTRVPSLPGAGAALVAAYRGGAAPATISEAVTSGSQVVQQPLSHTQTALTTTAAAITATQVEIVGKPQPAAPSQPSTPGTEHELQQYPVPDVSTYQYDESSGYYYDPLTGLYYDPSSQYYYNPHSQRYMYWDGDKRTYIPASQSTADGASMSEGAAPSESLFASPGGKEKKDRPKSKTAQQIAKDMERWAKSLNRHKENMRSVSSSPAVGSTTLPPGFTRAPGHSRLDDRRESASADAGYAVLEKKGALSERPQMFLDQIRQSTESSPPQLQGLVPAYSGETDSDEEGGDKDEKEGKMTDWVKLACLLCRRQFPSKEALIRHQQLSELHKQNLEQRRTQVEAAGREKFLDGPEPPVLKKRKFSPM